Part of the Kitasatospora sp. NBC_01266 genome, CGCAGCGCGGTGACCTTCACCGCGGGGTCGTCGGCGAGCACGGCCAGCACGTCCTGGCCGAGCATCCCGGCGGCACCGGTGACCAGCCAACTGGTGGTGCCCGAGGAGTTCGCGGTCACTTCTGCAGAGCCGCCTTCGCCTTGAGCGGCTCCCACCAGGCGCGGTTCTCGCGGTACCAGGCGATGGTCGCGGCGAGGCCGTCCTCGAAGCGGACCTGCGGCTTGTAGCCGAGCTCGGCGCCGATCTTGCTGATGTCCAGGGAGTAGCGCAGGTCGTGGCCCTTGCGGTCCTCGACGTACTCGACCATGTCCCAGCCGGCGCCCGCGGCGTCCAGCAGCAGGCCGGTGAGCTCCTTGTTGGTCACCTCGGTACCGCCGCCGATGTTGTAGACCTCGCCGGCGCGGCCACCGCGCATCACCAGGTCGATCCCGCGGCAGTGGTCGGAGACGTGCAGCCAGTCGCGGATGTTGCCACCGTTGCCGTACAGCGGCACCTTCCCGCCGTCGATCAGGTTGGTGGTGAACAGCGGGATGACCTTCTCGGGGAACTGGTAGTGCCCGTAGTTGTTGGAGCAGCGGGTCACCACCACATCCATCCGGTGGGTGCGGTGGTACGCGAGCGCCAGCAGGTCGGAGCCGGCCTTGGAGGAGGAGTACGGGGAGTTCGGGGCCAGCGGCCACTCCTCGGTCCAGGACCCCTCGCTGATCGAGCCGTACACCTCGTCGGTGGAGACGTGCACGAAGCGGCCGACGCCGTGCTTGCGAGCGGCGTCCAGCAGCACCTGGGTGCCGACCACGTTGGTCATCACGAAGGGGCCGGCGCCGGCGATCGAGCGGTCGACGTGCGACTCGGCGGCGAAGTGCACGACCACGTCGTGGCCGGCCATCACCTGGTCGACGGCGTCGACATCGCAGATGTCGCCCTTGACGAAGGTGTAGCCCGGGAGGTCCGCGACCGAAGCGAGGTTGGCCTCGACTCCGGAGTAGGTCAGCTTGTCGAAGACCGTGATCTGGGCGGTGGCGTCCGCACCCAGCTGCTGGCGGACGAACTCAGAACCGATAAAACCGGCACCGCCGGTCACGAGGATGCGCATAATACGATGAGTCTAGCGGCCATCCTCGGCCCTCCCTACCCGGGCCTCAGCGGCCGCGCGGTCTCGCATAGGGTGCACCCATGCGTGGAATCCTCTTGGCCGGCGGGACCGGATCACGACTCTGGCCGCTGACCCGGGCAGTGTCGAAGCAACTTCTGCCCGTCTTCGACAAGCCGATGATCTACTACCCGCTCTCCACTCTGGTGATGGCGGGGATCAGTGAGATCCTGATCATTACGACACCCGCCGACCGGGACCAGTTCGAGCGACTGCTCGGCGACGGCTCGCAGTTCGGCCTGCGGCTGGAATACGCCGTGCAGGAACGGCCCGAGGGCATCGCCCAGGCCTTCGTGCTGGGTTCCGACTTCATCGGCGACGACTCGGTCGCGCTGATCCTCGGCGACAACATCTTCCACGG contains:
- the rfbB gene encoding dTDP-glucose 4,6-dehydratase, which encodes MRILVTGGAGFIGSEFVRQQLGADATAQITVFDKLTYSGVEANLASVADLPGYTFVKGDICDVDAVDQVMAGHDVVVHFAAESHVDRSIAGAGPFVMTNVVGTQVLLDAARKHGVGRFVHVSTDEVYGSISEGSWTEEWPLAPNSPYSSSKAGSDLLALAYHRTHRMDVVVTRCSNNYGHYQFPEKVIPLFTTNLIDGGKVPLYGNGGNIRDWLHVSDHCRGIDLVMRGGRAGEVYNIGGGTEVTNKELTGLLLDAAGAGWDMVEYVEDRKGHDLRYSLDISKIGAELGYKPQVRFEDGLAATIAWYRENRAWWEPLKAKAALQK